CAAAAGTCCAGTCAATTCCCTCATTCAATACTTTGACATTCCGTAATTTACATCTTCCACACCTACAGGATGAGTAGATTGGAAGTATGAGTCCAACTGTAAAACGGGTTCACCATTTCTGAACAGACTTAATAAGTAGTAGAAATTAGAGCAACATGCTACCTGTGTCCATATTGTAAAAGGGGTTCACCATTTTGATCAATCTTAGTTGAGCCCATAATGTTGTCAGCCTCTATGATCAGGCTTCCATCAAGCTGCAATATAGGAAATAGATTAGCTAAGGAAACAACAGTTTACCTTAATGTCCTATTTGAATAGTACAAACCTGAACATTCCTCCAGAGAAACTCTGCAACCTCTACTTGTAACTCAGAGCCCTTGGATATTGAGCCTTCATAGAACTGATAGGCAAAGACAATTTACTGCTTAACTATTGAGTTCTTCAATATTTGAATGAagtaagtaaataaataaacaacagAGTCTTGGATgccaaatgaaatttcaaaatggCCATTTGACTTTTACAGCATGTGAAAAAGAAGCAAGCATAACTCAATGCAGAGAGCATCTTAATATGGTAATTGGTAACAGAAGAAATCATAATTACAGTAGGAAAGTAAATGACGATCCCCATAgtaaaggaagaaaaatgagTTGAACCTTGAAAAGGCACATTAGCAAGATTCTCATTGACTTACTTTTTGTCTGGTGACCTCCCAAAGTGGGCCAAGAGCAGGATGCAGAAGGATAAGAAATGGTGGTCCAGAACTTAAATACTTCTCATTGCTTTCAATCTGCAGTGTAGTGTGAAGTAAAATACCATAAttgaatataaaaagaaaattcataaaaaaaactctacAGCTTGCTAGAAggatatattaaatttacatTGAGCCAATACTTATTGTCTAGTGATAGCTCACGTGAAGTGGAAGTAAGTTTGGCAACATTACTACAAAATATGTAAGAGGATCTACCTCAGGAAGTTCAATATCACACTGCGAAAGAAGATCATGGGCATTCCGTAGGATATCCAACAGTGAACCATCAGGAGTCTGcaactcaaactcaaacatATTAACTTAGGGAGAAAAATTACCATGTCCACCAACTATGCTATGCCAAAAAGTAAACTTCATTCAGTCCAAGCTACTCCCAAAATTGGGGACAGAGAACACGTACATACTTGGTGTAAAGATTTGTCTGCAAGTCTTCTTTTCCTCTTAGCAGATGACGTGACCCTTCTTCGtttattaaaaacaacaaaagtatCGAGCTTATCTGCCAACAGTTACAGAAATTGAAGTTCTTGATAAGCATAAAACGTTAATAGGAATTGGTATGCCACAATTTAAACATAAATTATACCTTCAACACCCTTATAATATCGATATGGACATGTATTAACAAAGCTGTCAGCAATATTTTGCATCGTGCATTCAAGTCTTCCACCAGAGACACTAGCAATTGAAAAGTGATTACAGTCAGGCTAACATCATTCATGTGTGCTTGCGCTACAAGTCCTGACTCTTTTTATAGTGTATATGTAATGGTTAGCATTAATAGTCATTATAGATGAAAGAAGGTTCTTTGAGGTTATCTTTGCATGATCTGGTATCAAGTATCATTGACGCAGACAACATAGCCACTTGGGAAAACAGCATTTAAAAGTTTCAGGAAAGTACCTGTGTGGTTTTCCAAAATGGTCTACAAATGTTATTGGCTTTTTAACATTCAGCACCATGCCTGGTAAGCTGTTTCCACTATTACTTGACCCAACCAACTCTGCTGAAGGCAAATCTACATATAAGATGTTTGTATTGGCGGGGAACTCTGCCTGCAACCTTGGAAATAGAAAGGATGGTTAATGTTGTAGTATACTGAAAGTTTATACCGTAAAATAACAACCATGGTGGAAGAAATGAATGGCCCAAGAACTTATAAGATGAGTTCATGAACCAAGAGTCAAGATCAAATTGCACAAGACAATAATCATTACAGATATTCAGTCAACAAATGTATCTCTACAGACAACATATAAAGGAACATATCCTATGTGAAACCTTTAAACCAGAACTAATCAAAGATGATTTGAGAATGCATAAGAAGTTGCAATTAAGATATGGGGGTCTATAATCCTAACATGTACCCCATCTTTTCCAAATGTGACttcataagaaaaaaagaacattactgagttatttcattttcaacacAAGTGGGGATAACTTGTATATCGTTGGTGCTTTTATGCAATTATCGAAGCACCTAGATCTTCCATATTATGATTACATGAATTCAAAACATTTACTATTTTGTCATGATATTTGCCAAACTTATCAAATCAAGAACCATGTATTTGTGATTTTGCCACTGAACCCACATGACAAAAAGATTTCAGAATATTTGGGAGCAAACTCTTCTTAGCACTTAAAAGTATATTAGAGAATCTGGAAAAATAAGCAAAATTTTGTGTCACCAAATAACAACATTGGATATCCTTaacaggaagaagaaaaaagtattGTATTACTGGCATACTAGTAAGCATATTGGTCATATGCTAACTTCAAGCATAAAGGATATCAGATCACACCATATCATATAAACTAGATtacaaatttcaattaacAGAAATGTATACCTATTACGAGAATGAGGTCCATCTGCTATCCCAAACTTGTCAAACTCTGTGTACTCGATGCACGACAAACCATATGCCCACCTTCcttcaagattttttttctcaattaaaACATTAATTCCTTCTGTAGCACCCAAGTTCCTCTTACAGGAGGCAAACCCCAGTTTCTGTTCCATAAACTCAAATGAACTCCATAGCAATGCCAATTGTATATGTAGTAGGTTGCTTGATATAACTATTTAGCAGGTGCCAGAAAAGGAGGGCggtctaaaataaatttttgaaaCAAGTGTACCTTTCCATGGTGTAAGCCAATCCCAGCCAGCGCCAAAAGGGTCAAATCTGTAGCCGCCACAACATTGCTGGAAAGTCACCATTATTTATGTAAATGCAGAGTTTGGCATCCAGATTATGAAAAATTTCCAACTGAAGAAGAACAATGGACTTATTAAATTTACTACTTATGGCTCACCTAACTTGTCGTACAGTTGCACCCTTCCGTCCATGATCATAAAACCATTTGAAAATACCTTTATCATGAGCAAGTTTCCATATCACCCCATGACCACCAGGCTTGCATACGGGTGCAAAAGGTTTCATGATTACCCACTGCCCATTCTCGACACTAACAGCTGGAACAACGGGCTGGAAATTCACAAGTAATTATTTCAGCAACAGTATTCATTGCTAAAACCACAGAAACTATTCCACTATAGAGAAGCAATAATAGCAAATATCCTCGTAGTTTCGCACATTAAACCTGTTCGAAAAGTAGGAAACTTGATCGACCTCTTCGAAACCATTCAAGTTTTTCACAAAGAGAAGTTATGCGTTCATGGTTGTTCTTTGCAGAGCTTGTCATGATTGCGACAGGAGTGATGCATTGTTTCCCATACATCTTGAAGTACAGGAACTCTCTAGCCTTGCAATTGAAACACACAAATGTTAGATGCATATACCTTCTGTCGTCTACAAAATAATTCTAATGTTATTCTTGTCAAGTTGCAAGCTTGACAAACAGAGAACTTATACCTGAAGATCCCTTATAAGACCTTCCAATAAAGTCCGTCCACAATAAGGAAGCATTGCAGCAGGGAGACATTCACCTGTGTCAGGATCAACCAAACCAAGCCTGTCTGCGGAGCCTCCCAAAGGATAGATTTCACCTAGGTTTGGCAAACCCTAAAATGGATAAGATCTTTTAGTTCTAGACAACCTGTGTTGCATCATCATCCTTCACGTTGAATGAACAGTAAAGCCTGGCACTAACCTGAATTCCCCATAAAGCAGCTTGGGATGCATATTCTGGATTTTGAGAAAGATCAAGTCCACTAGGAGCGTGAATTTCCAAAAACTGGCATTCCATGTGCTCTTGTATGCTCTTTGACCAGTTTGTAGTCTGCATTTCAACACTTGATTGGGCTAGAAGCTCCAATACTGCTATCTGATATCTGCACCAAGCATGTAATTAGATGCATCTCAAATCTGCACAAGGTAACAATATACATCCTAATTCAAAACCACTTATAGAAGTAAATTTATCAATGTAAACGAAGGTAGATGCAGCTGATTATGTAACAATAGAAAAACTACACTCAAGACTAAATCATGAAAGCATTATACTTAAAATTAACGGATGatgataaaatatataaataattaactgACCCTATAATTCCACCAATGCAGTTATAGAACTGTTCAATTTCTCCCAAATTCTTTAAGAGCTTCTTCAAGTCCTTAAAATCTTCATCATTCAAAGCCACGCCACCAATGTTCTCCCCCAAACCCTCGCCATTCACATCCAATTTCTCAATCATTGAGACGAGCGCATAAAGCGCGCTCTTCACCGAGCTCCTCACCGATTCCATCTCGCTCTGGACGAACTCAAAACCCCAACCGAGCACGTGCTCTTGCCCCGCTGCAACCAAGCACTTGAACAAAAACAACTCGTAAGGAGTCAAACTGAGAGAAGCTAAAACCGTAGAGAAGCCATTGTTGCTTGAATTGAAGAACCGCTTCACTCTGGGATCGCCCTCGATCACTCTGAGCTTGGCGCGGAGGGAATTGGAGTCGGCCAGCCTGGAACGGAGAGTCTTGAGGCGAGAGAGCTCTTGGTGAAAATCAAAATCGGGAGCTGACGGCGCGTACTCTACTGGCACAGTGGTTACGCGCGTAATACAACAAGAAGGCGAGCACGataaagaagaaggagaaagtgAGAATGGGTGTTTGGTGAGGCGGAGAGAGCTGAGAGAGCTGAAATGAGAGTTTGGAGTTTTGAAGGTGAAGAGCAAGTGTGTGTTGTTGTGGTTAAGTATTGGAGTCGTGCGCGCCATTGTTTACAGAGAAAATGGTAGGCTTTgaaaatgatgatgaagaagaaggagacaGAGAGGTTTTGTAAATGGAGGAGAAAAGGGAGGGAAGGATAAGAAGGAGATGCTGAAGGAATATACGGAGGTTGAAGAGAGCgcgagagagagggaggagagagaaccGTCCAACGGTGGACTCGCGGAGAGTGTAGATGTTGATGACGTGTCCTAATTCTCGTCTCTCCTGCTATTATTCGGATATCTGTGACTGGTCCGTTTTATTTCATAAtactttcccttttttttttttttttcctatacgCTTTTCGGTCTTCTCCCtcctatttttttgtttttttctccctctaattttttttttaaaaaaatacaaccaataatttaaattaagattttaaattaatataatttatcaaGGAGGGATACGAATTTAGGTCCCTGACTTTTGGATGGTCCATAAATTAATGAGGCCCTTCTACTTTGTATACGAGTAAGgttaaacaaaaaagtaaaaaaaataaaaatgtgcaAATCTTGCAGAACTTGGATTAGTTCAAAGGATGATACAATGCAAatctacaaagaaaaaattatagttAAATCATGCAATTAAGAATACATATCTTTTGATCACATTTTAACTccaacaaaacaagaagaatatGACACCTAATAAACCTAATGATTTTTTAACTccaacaaaacaagaagaatatGGCACCTAATAACCCTAATGATTTTTTAACGTTTAATCTCTAGTATTTTTAAGAATTAgcactaatttttattttgagttaTTAAGTTTTGAACACCTAAGAAAAATTAGCATTAATATAGGCCTaaatacacatatatacatatacagagcatatataaattttgaggCCCCTAAATTTGGGGTCATGGCCGTCGCCTTCGGGGCCATGTCCAAGCGGATTTTGATTTAGGTGCAACAGGTATGTTCACTATgatccttttttatattacaaACACTATTTTTCAATTAGCCTAATTCATatttgtcttttattttttctttaattaaaaaaaattgtgttatTGTCATCCCGTTTCTATTTCCCCACCGAAAATGCCACACCCTATTGTTCCTATATTGCCCATGCTCATTTCTTCTCGTTCCCTTTCTCCAAACCGTAATTATTCTGACCCCAAAAACCATGCATTGTACACTTTCACCTCTTGGTGGATTTTTTAATGTggaaaatagagaaaatttcctcaatatcttttatttttcaaggaAATGTTATTGCCTTATTgagatttcttttcttttcctaacCAAGCTTTAATACAAATAGGATTAattattcaaatttattttgatgCAAAGGTAGTAGAGGAATCGAAAACAGGATACAAGTACTATTGTTTAGGAATGACTTTAAAAGTTCTAAAACAAGTGGTCATGGAATCCATTtctagaaaaataaacaataaaatttgtttgtttgtaatcCCGTTCGGGGACAAAGGAAGCTTTTTAGTAATTTGCCAAAACAGAAATCTTTGGGGGTCAagactttctttcatttggAACTTTTGGGTCCAGAATAGCATATCCAGTCACTATGAGATGTCAAAAACCTATTTCAATTCAACCCGATGACCACTTTCAAATTGTGAGaagttcaaatttctttttattttcccattttaacatttaatgtgataataataataataataacaataataatgcAT
The Prunus dulcis chromosome 2, ALMONDv2, whole genome shotgun sequence DNA segment above includes these coding regions:
- the LOC117618764 gene encoding UTP--glucose-1-phosphate uridylyltransferase 3, chloroplastic: MARTTPILNHNNTHLLFTFKTPNSHFSSLSSLRLTKHPFSLSPSSLSCSPSCCITRVTTVPVEYAPSAPDFDFHQELSRLKTLRSRLADSNSLRAKLRVIEGDPRVKRFFNSSNNGFSTVLASLSLTPYELFLFKCLVAAGQEHVLGWGFEFVQSEMESVRSSVKSALYALVSMIEKLDVNGEGLGENIGGVALNDEDFKDLKKLLKNLGEIEQFYNCIGGIIGYQIAVLELLAQSSVEMQTTNWSKSIQEHMECQFLEIHAPSGLDLSQNPEYASQAALWGIQGLPNLGEIYPLGGSADRLGLVDPDTGECLPAAMLPYCGRTLLEGLIRDLQAREFLYFKMYGKQCITPVAIMTSSAKNNHERITSLCEKLEWFRRGRSSFLLFEQPVVPAVSVENGQWVIMKPFAPVCKPGGHGVIWKLAHDKGIFKWFYDHGRKGATVRQVSNVVAATDLTLLALAGIGLHHGKKLGFASCKRNLGATEGINVLIEKKNLEGRWAYGLSCIEYTEFDKFGIADGPHSRNRLQAEFPANTNILYVDLPSAELVGSSNSGNSLPGMVLNVKKPITFVDHFGKPHSVSGGRLECTMQNIADSFVNTCPYRYYKGVEDKLDTFVVFNKRRRVTSSAKRKRRLADKSLHQTPDGSLLDILRNAHDLLSQCDIELPEIESNEKYLSSGPPFLILLHPALGPLWEVTRQKFYEGSISKGSELQVEVAEFLWRNVQLDGSLIIEADNIMGSTKIDQNGEPLLQYGHRCGRCKLRNVKVLNEGIDWTFGDNVYWKHDVQRIEACKVVLHGNAEFEATDVILQGNHIFEVPNSYKMKITQGDSGLVVRLDPIEQNMMDSGSWYWEYSIKGTHIQLEMVEL